One genomic window of Actinoalloteichus hoggarensis includes the following:
- a CDS encoding cory-CC-star protein, translating into MTDAAAQDPRRGRAGPLGRVRAGLRAAADFHEAWFTARWRSALRREARDQQDTLRALMLLDTLGVDSPVAYETLELVPFVLADLHDWHRRMGRDEYDGPGGCC; encoded by the coding sequence GTGACGGACGCCGCCGCGCAGGACCCGCGCCGAGGACGAGCCGGACCGCTCGGCCGGGTCCGGGCGGGTCTGCGGGCGGCGGCCGACTTCCACGAGGCCTGGTTCACCGCCCGCTGGCGGTCGGCCCTGCGGCGAGAGGCACGGGACCAGCAGGACACGCTGCGCGCCCTGATGCTGCTCGACACGCTGGGCGTGGACAGTCCCGTCGCCTACGAGACGCTGGAACTGGTGCCCTTCGTACTGGCGGACCTGCACGACTGGCACCGTCGGATGGGCCGGGACGAGTACGACGGGCCGGGAGGATGCTGTTGA
- a CDS encoding carbon starvation CstA family protein, with product MPAIVVMLAVIAIFAVAYRYYSAYLARRVYVLDPLYVTPAHRFADGIDFVPTNRHIVFSHHFISVAGAAPIVGPAVGVYWGWGPALIWVVVGSVFAAGVHDLGSLVVSVRHRARSIGALAGEVISKRARTLFLLIIFFLLTLVNAVFSVVMANLFIANPASVLPVLVQIPLAIAVGQYIYRTRTAALVPSIVALVVVYAVIPLGLLVPISLDPLASALGMEARTLWIILIFLYAFAASRMPVWMLLQPRDYINQHQMILALVIIFVGMGVGLNRIVAPVVNDVPADSPPWFPLLFVTIACGAISGFHSLVASGTTAKQIDKETDARFVGYTSALGEGGLAVCSILACTAGIAATTADWNMLFADFDTASGGATGNFVNGVANFAANLGIPLEVGVVFAAVVVISFAATTMDTGVRLQRYIVQEISEVVRFRPLARGITWSSMIAVAVPLALALAPGDLAFGTLWQLFGTTNQLTAGLALAVIAVWVTKRRRNPVAVLVPLVFLMIMTSWALIINLIEFVRAGEWLLAPLDAIIFVLALWLIVEATLALRGAWASRSLPESDDGSDADSEESADSAAGPAAAGSVTEPRAPRDGSEADER from the coding sequence ATGCCCGCCATCGTGGTCATGCTCGCCGTCATCGCGATCTTCGCGGTGGCCTACCGCTATTACTCGGCATATCTGGCCCGCCGCGTCTACGTGCTCGATCCGTTGTACGTGACTCCCGCCCACCGCTTCGCCGACGGCATCGACTTCGTGCCCACCAACAGGCACATCGTCTTCAGTCACCACTTCATCTCGGTGGCGGGCGCCGCCCCGATCGTCGGACCCGCAGTCGGGGTCTACTGGGGATGGGGTCCCGCCCTGATCTGGGTCGTGGTCGGCTCCGTCTTCGCAGCGGGCGTGCACGACCTCGGCTCGCTGGTCGTCTCCGTGCGGCACCGCGCCCGCAGCATCGGGGCACTCGCCGGCGAGGTGATCAGCAAGCGGGCCCGGACGCTCTTCCTGCTGATCATCTTCTTCCTGCTGACCCTGGTGAACGCGGTGTTCTCCGTGGTCATGGCGAACCTGTTCATCGCCAACCCGGCCTCGGTGCTGCCGGTCCTGGTGCAGATCCCGCTGGCGATCGCGGTCGGCCAGTACATCTACCGCACCAGGACGGCGGCGCTCGTCCCCTCGATCGTCGCGTTGGTCGTGGTCTACGCGGTGATCCCGCTCGGCCTGCTCGTCCCGATCTCCCTGGACCCGCTGGCCTCGGCGCTGGGGATGGAGGCCCGCACGCTGTGGATCATCCTGATCTTCCTCTACGCCTTCGCCGCGTCCCGGATGCCGGTGTGGATGCTGCTGCAGCCCCGTGACTACATCAACCAGCATCAGATGATCCTGGCGCTGGTGATCATCTTCGTGGGCATGGGCGTCGGCCTGAACCGCATCGTCGCCCCCGTGGTCAACGACGTGCCCGCCGACTCGCCCCCGTGGTTTCCTCTGCTGTTCGTGACGATCGCCTGCGGCGCCATCTCCGGATTCCACAGCCTCGTCGCGTCCGGCACGACGGCCAAACAGATCGACAAGGAGACCGACGCCCGGTTCGTCGGCTACACGTCGGCGCTGGGCGAGGGGGGTCTCGCGGTCTGCTCCATCCTGGCCTGCACCGCCGGGATCGCCGCCACCACGGCCGACTGGAACATGCTCTTCGCCGACTTCGACACCGCCTCGGGCGGCGCGACCGGCAACTTCGTCAACGGTGTCGCCAACTTCGCAGCCAACCTCGGCATCCCGCTGGAGGTCGGCGTCGTCTTCGCCGCCGTCGTCGTCATCAGCTTCGCCGCCACCACCATGGACACCGGCGTGCGGCTCCAGCGCTACATCGTGCAGGAGATCTCCGAGGTCGTCCGGTTCCGCCCGCTGGCCCGCGGCATCACCTGGTCGTCGATGATCGCGGTCGCCGTGCCGCTGGCCCTGGCGCTCGCGCCCGGCGACCTGGCCTTCGGAACACTGTGGCAGCTGTTCGGCACGACCAACCAGCTCACGGCAGGCCTCGCGCTCGCCGTCATCGCCGTCTGGGTCACCAAACGGCGGCGCAACCCGGTGGCGGTGCTCGTGCCGCTGGTGTTCCTGATGATCATGACCTCGTGGGCGCTCATCATCAATCTGATCGAGTTCGTCCGGGCGGGCGAGTGGCTGCTCGCGCCGCTCGACGCGATCATCTTCGTGCTGGCGCTCTGGCTGATCGTGGAGGCCACGCTGGCGCTGCGGGGCGCCTGGGCGAGCCGCTCTCTGCCCGAGTCCGACGACGGCTCCGACGCTGACTCCGAGGAGTCTGCCGACTCGGCCGCCGGTCCGGCCGCCGCAGGCAGCGTGACGGAGCCTCGGGCTCCGCGCGACGGCTCGGAGGCCGACGAACGGTGA